Below is a genomic region from Erigeron canadensis isolate Cc75 chromosome 7, C_canadensis_v1, whole genome shotgun sequence.
GGTTGTGGCGCGACCAAGGGATCTGTATAATCAGGACATAATGCGTGGTCCtcgtcttttaaaatcatgttgtgaAGAATACAACACGCATACATGATCCTACGGATGGGGAGTTCTTCCATTTGTCGTGTCGGTTCCCTaactattttccatttttttttataataccaaaagctcgctccacatcctttcttgcagcctCCTGTGCCTTAGCAAATCGAATCCTTTTCTCACCGGTTGGATGAGGAATGGTTTTCACAAACATTGCATATCTTGGATAGATCCCATCCACGAGAAAATAAGGGTACTTATATTCGGTTCCATTTACAGTGACAGGAACCAACGATGCTGTGTCGTCTTCAAAGTAATTGAACAAAGTagattggttca
It encodes:
- the LOC122609529 gene encoding uncharacterized protein LOC122609529, which gives rise to MASQDCWIWHAYVGVVGSNNNINVLNQSTLFNYFEDDTASLVPVTVNGTEYKYPYFLVDGIYPRYAMFVKTIPHPTVREPTRQMEELPIRRIMYACCILHNMILKDEDHALCPDYTDPLVAPQPSDARLAEIQDSNVQEDLRMDLIDHINRTFIPGLDC